CTCGTGATTGTCGAAGGTGTCAACAGATAGAAAGGGGATCGACACATGGACGCAAAATCATTTCTACACAGACTCTTGCACGCTTTTGACGCGCCTGAACCTGACCCGTTGCCCGAACCGGATGAGAAACTGGCGCTTGGCACTTTGCTTGTGCGGGTCGCCAAATCCGACCTGACCTATGTCTTTGCCGAAATCAGTCAGATCGATCGGCTCTTAACCCGTTTATTTGATCTTGGTCCCATCGAGGCTGCCAAAATGCGTGCCACCTGTGAACGTCTCGACAAAGAGGCACCGGAAACCGAAAAATTCGCACGGATCATCCGAGAAATGGTCAGTTTCGATGCACGCCTCGACGCTCTTGAGGCGCTGTGGGAAGTGGTGTTGGCCGATGGGTCAATCCGGACACAGGAAATCGAAGTGATCTCGAAAGTCCAGATCGCCCTGGGACTGAGCGAAGAAGACAGCGTCGCCGCCAAGGCCAAAGCGATGGAACAAATGGGATGAACCGAACCCTGCCCATTGGCGCGTCGCGCCCTTTCGCCTATATGCATCCCTATGTTTGCTGATTTTCTCAAGAACTTAGTGGCCCCAGAGCCCGAACCCCTGAACGACAGTGACGCAAGACTTGCGCTTTCTGCGCTTTTGGTGCGGCTGGCGCGCACCGACGGTGAATATTCCGTCTCCGAAGCAGCGCGGATCGAAAGCATAATCTCCGCCCGCTACGGGTTAAGTACAACGGACGCACGATCCTTACGCGGTGAAGCCGAAACGCTGGAGTCCGAAGCGCCCGACACCGTGCGGTTTACCCGTGCGATC
This DNA window, taken from Roseovarius sp. S88, encodes the following:
- a CDS encoding TerB family tellurite resistance protein; amino-acid sequence: MDAKSFLHRLLHAFDAPEPDPLPEPDEKLALGTLLVRVAKSDLTYVFAEISQIDRLLTRLFDLGPIEAAKMRATCERLDKEAPETEKFARIIREMVSFDARLDALEALWEVVLADGSIRTQEIEVISKVQIALGLSEEDSVAAKAKAMEQMG
- a CDS encoding TerB family tellurite resistance protein, producing the protein MFADFLKNLVAPEPEPLNDSDARLALSALLVRLARTDGEYSVSEAARIESIISARYGLSTTDARSLRGEAETLESEAPDTVRFTRAIKDAVAYEDRIGVIEALWKVALADGARDAEEDALIRLAASLLGVNDVDSAKARQRVANAG